The window aattccTTTTCCGTTATTCcaattaaaatattcttacataaataaaataactttgttcatattcttctttgtaaacataatatatatttttattttttatatataatgcTCATAAATTATGAAACATATTTGTTAATAATGCTAgtagaatatattttttttaaagaatattatcattttttcttctcaaaaaaaaaaaaataaaaaaatatcaaaatttgtggaatttataatataaaaaattatcagCAATGGAAAACATgcaaaaaataaatatatataaaaaaatatattttatattatatatatatatatatatatatatatatatatatatatattgaatgattaaaataataataaataaattaatattcttcattatatgtttatttgtatttaataataaaagtccattttatattatatatgaaaaaaattcatGTCAAAACTATCCATTATATGTGGtccataatttttttaaattgaagtatttataaaatttatctttatttatgtaagctactaaaaaatatatatttttttattttaaataatattatatatattataaatatttatataaatcaaagttaactaaaaaaaaaaaaaaaaaaaaaaaaaaaaaaaaaaaaaaaaaaaaaNNNNNNNNNNNNNNNNNNNNNNNNNNNNNNNNNNNNNNNNNNNNNNNNNNNNNNNNNNNNNNNNNNNNNNNNNNNNNNNNNNNNNNNNNNNNNNNNNNNNNNNNNNNNNNNNNNNNNNNNNNNNNNNNNNNNNNNNNNNNNNNNNNNNNNNNNNNNNNNNNNNNNNNNNNNNNNNNNNNNNNNNNNNNNNNNNNNNNNNNNNNNNNNNNNNNNNNNNNNNNNNNNNNNNNNNNNNNNNNNNNNNNNNNNNNNNNNNNNNNNNNNNNNNNNNNNNNNNNNNNNNNNNNNNNNNNNNNNNNNNNNNaaagaaaaaaaaaaaaaaaataaaaacataccttaaaaaaaaaatataaattttttttaaaaatatttttttttttttaaaattaaaaaattaaaaaaattaaaaaaaaaaaaaaaaaaaaaaaaaaaaaaaaaagaccTCCTGTAACTTTAACAATTCCccaaaaaaattaaagaaaaataaattataaatatatattaatatatataatatatttatattccCTCAGTGAATTATTGGTTTAATTCATgcaaaaaaatttaaatacataatGCATCATCTCTTCAACTGTAtgttttaaattaataaaaagtaaaaaagttcttttgaaaatatataatgtcAAAAAAGgtaaaattaattttataattaaaatgtatataattatatatatatatatatatatataatatataatattaaaaggGTCAAGGTTTtgttatcatttttttatttttttttttaattgaataaattaaaatatttcctaatataaaaacaatccatgatcaaataaaaaatgaagaatataaataccTAATATGTTATACACACATTATAAgtacatataaaaacatatatatatttatatatatatatatatatacattatatattatataatattataattattgtaAGTTCTAATGAAGAATTATATACTTTATTAAATAGTAgtatgaaatattttatagtAAAAACacattttttctttttcatttattttctttttattcCTTTATTATGCTTATAAAGCTTTAAGTCGATTatgaatttattttataacCTAATTAACTCAataaaaagagaaaatgaaaagaagAAATTTTACATCcaattttgtaaaaaacGATTTCATATAAGCACAATATGTCAACATAGGAAAAAATCAATATGTTTAAATTcaatacaaaataattcaagtgtaaataataatatatgtattgtAAAAAGTGAAAAACAAGaaatagataaaaaaaattctgATTTTATTCaatatgtttttaaatGGGGAATAGGAAATAAATTTCGTTCCGATCCAGAAAACAGGTTACTGCtgcatataaaataaaaataaaacatatacaattttttaCATGTATTCTTATATAACTTAAGAATTTCGTATAGATAATTTTACAACATCAGACATGAATTCATTcaatcatattatatattattaatattaaaaatttaaatattaaattttattactttatatatatatatatatataaatatatttttttttttttcctttttaaaTTACATATCAGATATCATCCAGTACATTTAAGACGCTCCAAAGAAGTAACTATAAGAAAAGACTACTTTGATAATGTTAATGAAAACATAAGGTATGAAGAATTAAATGAACAATGGGAAGTATATTGgtttgaaaataataaactAAATGCAAAACCCTTTCCTGTTAAAAAGTTTGGAATAAATGATGCAAAAAGGGAAGCAATCAAATTTTATGAATCCTTAAaggtaaaaaaaagaaaagcaaacaaaaaaaatgaaaagaaatgaaatgaaaataggaatatataataaattagtATTAGcttataaatacatttattattatattttcttttttaaaattattaattaattttagGTACAACAACGTATAATGCCAAAACCTAAATACGAATCTGGCGTTGAAGGTATATCAACATATTaagttaaaaaaagaaaaaaaaaaaagacttaataaatatgaccttctaaatatatagttggatatattgaattataatatattcaaatatatatatatatatatattgatattttttattttttttttctcttgttttatttttatatccaTTTGAAACTTTAATCAGGTGTTCACTATGATATTATTACCAACTGTTGGGTTGCCTTTTATCGTTCAAACAACTTCCCTGTTTGCAGATCTTTCTCAGCTGAATATCATGGATTTGAAACTGCTAAACAGATGGCCATAGAAAGAGTTGAAAAACAcaaaaagtaatatatGCATACAAATTAATTACGaggaatatattatatcttttccttatatttattttgatataatatttaataatatatatgtctttctttctttctttttttatttatcataCCTTATTCATTACAGtcatttataattttaaatatatatatatatatatatatatatatattttttttatgtttatatgtttataaaaaaaaagaaaaaaaaagatgaacatcgaaaaaataaaattttttttccacCAAACAAGAGtcaataatatatatatatatatatatttatttatttatttataatttatttttttcttacaATGGTAATTCTCCTGATTCTTTAACCAATACTCTCTTTAATGGTTCACCAGAATCTGTTCCTACAGCTTCAATATGTACTAATTTATCTAACCCTTCAACTACTTCACCAAAAACTACATGTCTTCCATCAAGCCATGGAGTAggaataaataatataaagaattGACTTCCATTGGTATTTTTTCCTGCATTAGCCATTGATAATAATCCTCTTTTACTATGATTTActttaaaattttcatcttcaaatttttttccataAATACTTAAACCACCAGTTCCATTAAAATTAGTTATGTCTCCTCCTTGAGCCATAAAATTGGGTATTATACGATGAAAAATAGAATTCGTATAGTGTAACATTTTTCCATCTACAACTGTCCCTTTACATATACTTACAAAATTTTCTACTGTCTTGGGGGCTATCTTTCCATATAAACCAAATACGATTCTTCCAAGTGGCTTGTCATCGATAGTTATATCAAAATAGGtctatataaaaaatatatatatataaacacaTTAATTGTTCATGCAAAAgaaatgtacatatatttatatatatatatatatatgtgcgcatttattattatccatatttttataaaattataatatattgcatcatatacttatatatatattatatttttctttcttaCTTTGTGAGTAATTTCATGTTCCTCGGAGCATAAAGCATAATTATGGaacaaaaagaatataaCTAAAATGATTGACACCTAATgcaaaataaaaaaaaataataataaataaataaataaataaatatatatatatatatatatatatatatatgtatgtattaaaattatGAGATCTAATTAGAtacttaatatatattatacttttCATAATCTTACtaatttattcatttttgcaaaaagaaataattttattttagtTCGGATTTAAGATATCTCTTAAAAATATAGCTAAAAGAATGTTAATAATTTCAAGCAACtattttaattcttttttaataaaaaaaaaaaaaaaaaaatcaaatataatgtaatataatattttatatttatcgtaaatattataaattatataaatattttttaaataaatttaaaaattaagaatatttatgtttattttatatttatgtttattttatatttatgtttattttatatttatgtttattttatttttatgtttattttatttttcctcTTTTGTTTTACTTACatatataagatatataaataaataaacttaaaactgttataaaaaaaaataggacgttaaaatatttatttatattattatatatatatatatatattatatatattatatttgcAAATTATAATCACTTCTCCCATTTTTCCTCCTTTATATGTATTCTAAGTAAATAAGTACATAAAATTAGAATTAATACTTATagatataaaatgaataaaacataatattttcacaaaaatttaaattacaGTAACAATTATTATTCCCATTTATCTTCATaagataaaaaagaagGCGAAAATATGTAATGTAAAATTCtctttataattttattataatatattccttggaatatatgtaaaaataaataaaaatttataaagaaaatataagagttttacaaattttacgcataaaagaaaatctaaatatttgtattttcaattttacattatacatatatatatattatatatatgtatgtatatattatattttttcctcactattatatattttattgtaatataatttatattatattatattgtttcatttcattttatttattcattttattagttctaattcatttaatataatgggacaaattattcattataaaaaataatatatacatacacataattaaaaaaatataaacaaaaaaagaaaaaaaaaattatatatatatatatatatatatattatgtgtaAGGTAAAGGAAAAATTAGTAAGGATGCATTTTAAAATTCTTccattaatatatcatcaaatatttatagaaATTACCTATTATTctaacaaaataattttcttcattaacaggtaaaaaaattagaacatacaataataataaacgAACAGACAGATAATCATGtatttgatatataaaaaaaaacaactAACATAAGCATACGTATATAACACATATATGAACACCGAACTTCAATCCAGCTATAAAATTCTTTCTATCCTTTGGAGGTatcttaatattttatgtaaaCCCGTGAACTTAAAAAACTTTCCTAAAATTTTATCTTatgattttattatttatttatgataGTCCCCCTCTTAAAATACTActcatatatttattcaatTAATGGAATGAATGCATCAGTACCTAGTCCACATTTTCTCATTAATCCTGATTCATCTGTTTCAATATTTATGAAACCTCTTTCTCCCCATTGTTCTCCCCATGAGTtcttaattatataataataatgctTTTCTCCTTTCTTGGTTAATGGGTTAACAATTTCTTTCATACCAAAACCTACGAGCATAACGGCATGATTTAATTCATCTCCACATTCTCCATCGAAAATACCTTCTTTGTAAAAAGCAAAATCATCTGATACGGCTA of the Plasmodium reichenowi strain SY57 chromosome 11, whole genome shotgun sequence genome contains:
- a CDS encoding transcription factor with AP2 domain(s), putative translates to MNLFYNLINSIKRENEKKKFYIQFCKKRFHISTICQHRKKSICLNSIQNNSSVNNNICIVKSEKQEIDKKNSDFIQYVFKWGIGNKFRSDPENRYHPVHLRRSKEVTIRKDYFDNVNENIRYEELNEQWEVYWFENNKLNAKPFPVKKFGINDAKREAIKFYESLKVQQRIMPKPKYESGVEGVHYDIITNCWVAFYRSNNFPVCRSFSAEYHGFETAKQMAIERVEKHKK
- a CDS encoding peptidyl-prolyl cis-trans isomerase translates to MNKLVSIILVIFFLFHNYALCSEEHEITHKTYFDITIDDKPLGRIVFGLYGKIAPKTVENFVSICKGTVVDGKMLHYTNSIFHRIIPNFMAQGGDITNFNGTGGLSIYGKKFEDENFKVNHSKRGLLSMANAGKNTNGSQFFILFIPTPWLDGRHVVFGEVVEGLDKLVHIEAVGTDSGEPLKRVLVKESGELPL